The Stigmatella ashevillena genomic sequence CCGGCACCCCGCCTTCTCCAGACGGATGCCCAGCTCGATGTCCTCCGACTGCTTCAGCGCCGGATCAAAGCCTCCCACCGCCAGGTAGTCCTCGCGGCGGAACGAGACATTGCCCGTGTAGAGGTTGAAGCCCCGCGCCCCGCCCTCGTTCAGCCGCTCGGCCAGCCGGTCGTGAAGGTACGCGTACCAGCGCTCGAACAGCGGCATGTCCTGGATGGCGGGATCCGGATCAATGCGCCCCAGGATGACGTGGCGCGAGCCGGCCGGGTGCTGCTCCAGGTGCTGCTGGAGAAAGTCCTCCGGCACCTGCATGTCGTCGTCGGTGATGAGGACGATGTCCCCGCGCGCCCGGGTGACGCCCCGGTGCCGCGCCGCCGCGGCACCGGCGTTCTGCTGCACCTCCACTTGGAGCGGGTACGGCAGCGTCTTCGCCAGCGCCTCGAGCGGCTCGCGGACCGGCTCCTTCGAGCCGTCGTCCACCACCACCACTTCGTATTCGGAAGGGGGCAGCGTCTGCCGCCCGAGTTGCTCCAGCAGCCGTGTCAGCAGGGCCAGCCGGTTGTACGTGGCCATCACCACGCTGAGGCGAGGCCGCGGAGCATGGGCCCGCGGCGGAGCCTCTCGGCTCGCCGGGGGCGAGTCGCTCACTTCTTTCTCCCCTTCGGCTGCAGCGTGACGCTGCCCAGGAAGCGGCCCTTGCCAATCATGTCCAGCGTGTGGCGCGCCGCGGAGAACTGCGTGGAGCCCAGCGGCACGCACAACAGCGCGCGCTCAGCCGCCAACGCCACCTCGATGCCCACCGGGTTGGAGAGGACCGAGTCGATGCAGACCACAATCATTCCGCCCTGCTCGACGTGGGCACGCATCTCCCAGGCGACCCGGGCCGCGGCGCCGGGCGGCAGCCCTTCCGCGCTGATGAAGCGAATGGGCTTCTCGCGATACTGGCTGCCCACTTCCACGATGGCGCGCGCCGCGTCGATGCCCGAGGCCCCTGGCTGCGCGGGCACCACCACCAGCGAGGACCACTTCTCGCGCTGGGTGAGCATCGCCCACAGGTGCAGCAACTCGTGGGGGATGGGTTCCGGCTGAGGCGGTGGGGCCGGAACGACTTCATTGTAGAGCGGATAGTGGGGCTCTTCCGGTGCCAGCGGGACAGGCGTCGGTCCGCGCACCACCGACCAGGGCCGGGGTCGGCCTTGCCCCTGTCCCTGCTTCGAGGCATTGGACTCCCCCCCACGGGGAGTGCCTGGACCACCGGATGTGTCATTCGGCTCGAACATGGACCCACCCAGTCTACTCATTTCGGGGCGTCTGCCCAATGGCGACACCGTCGCGGGCGGCGAAAGAGTTGACGAGGCGAAATCACGCCGCTGTTCAGCTCGCCGAGAGTTGCCACCCTTGCGACTCATGTGTGTCCCACTCCTTCCTTCTCCTCCACCATCCCCCCAGACACCGCCGTCGGCGAGGGGGTCGCTGCTACCCAGGCCCCCGCCTGCGTCGCCAGCTTGCCCGCACACGTCACCGCCAGGGCGATGAGCAGGGTGCAGTACCAACTGCTCAGCCCCATGTCGCCGAAGCACTGGTTGGTGTAGGCAATCACCACAGAGACACACACCAAGGCCCCGGCCCGCCACATGGGCGGGTGGGCGAGGTGGTAGGCGCGCACGGCGAAGAACACCGTCAGCGCGACGAACATCCACATGCCACTGAAGCCCACCACGCCGCCGAAGGCCAGCAGGCCCAGCACCGAGTTGTGCGGGTGGTACAGGTAGTCCTCGAAGAGGTGGGAGATGTCCGCGAGCTTCATCACCTCGTCAAAGCCATGCCCGTAGCCCGTGCCGAGCAGTGGGTTGCGTTGCCAGGTGCTGATGACGTTGAAGTTCTCCACGTCGCGGTAGTCCATGACGCCGGTGTCGTTGTGCTCGCCCACCAGCATCGACTTGAACGTGTTCACAGGCGAGAAAAAGCCCGTCGGATTCGCCCAGCCTATCGCGACATAGAGGATGAACACCGGGGCCATCACGATGGCCACACGCGCCGCGTAGCGCTTCACCTGGGACCAGGGGCTGATCAGGAAGATGGCGACGACGCACTGGTTGAAGCTGGCGTACGCCAGGCGCCGGTCGTTGTAGTTCATCCCCATCAGGATGACGCCGGAGACGAGCACCATGCGCCAGAAGTTCCTCCGGGTCGGCTCCTCGGACCAGGAAGTCAAGGCGATGGACAGCCCTGTCACGTAGATCATCGTGTCCGAGTGCGTGGTGGCGTACTCGGTGTACAGCCCCTGGGGCCGGGCGATGAAGACGATGAAGAAGGCGCCCAGGAACGCCTTGACGAAGGCGGCCGTCACGATGATGCGGCCCAGGAGCCGGAAGTCCTCCGGTCCCCGGATGGCCACCGAGAAGAGCATCACGATGATGGGCAGCAGCAGCATCTTCTGGAGCTGCCACTTCGCCGGGCGCGGATCGCCTCCCCGGGCGAGGCCCCAGAGGTACATCCAGACGATGGTGCCAATCACCACCAGCAGGGCCATCACCAGGGGCTTGGGCAGGGGCGTCACCGGCCCATCCGTCTTCAGCCCCACCGCGCGCCGGTAGATGTAGAGCGCGCTCAGCCCGAACACCGACAGGTCGATCAGCGTGAAGCCCAGGCCGGGCACGCCGGTGACGACGTTGAGGTTGATGAAGAGCAGCCGACCGAAGAAGGAGAGCGGTGAGCTCCACTGCCCCGAGTAGGGGTTCTCCACCGCACAGTCCACCACCAGCAGGACGGTGAGCAGGATGAGCACAGGGTAGCGCACCGGCACCTTGGCCAACACCCACACCATGCTGGCGGCCACCATGGGCAGCAGCGCCACGGCCGGAAAGAGCACGAGCAGGCCGAGCGTGGCCAGCACCAAGCCCGTGAGCATCGCGAAGAAGACCGGTGGACGGGAGAGGAAGTGTTCCATCACCGCAGGGGGGGGCCGGACCCAGGAGCGGCGCCCCTCAGGGCTTGCGCGCTTCGCGGGTCGTCCTCACCCACTCTCCCTTCTTCTCCTGGGGCCGGCTCAGCACCAGCCACAGCTTCCACGCCACATAGAAGGGCGCCCGCCCCAGGTCCACCAGCCCACGCAGGCCCATGCCGGACACCCACCAGCCCCGCAGCACGTACAGGCCCAGGCTGGCCACGCAGAACGCCGCCAGGAGCGAGGAGAATGCCAGGTGCCCCTGCCACACCGAGAGGGCCCCCGCGGCCACCGTCACCGCCGTGGCGCCCAGCACCACGTAGCTCAGGGGCGGCACCAGCAAGTCCATCGCCAGGTCGAGCAGCACGCCATCGCGCTTGCGCAGCGCCTCGCCCAGCAGCGGCACGCCGAACTGCTTCGTCATCGCCCACCGGCCACCCTCCCACCGGCGGCGCTGCGAGCGCGAGGCCTTCTCCGAGGACACCATCTCCCCGAGCACCTCCGCCTCCCACACGTAGTGCACCCGGTGGCCGGCGCGCCCCAGGCGGATGCCGTACTCCAGGTCCTCCACGATGGAGAACGCCTCGTGCGGCACCTCGCGGATGACGCGGTGGCTGAAGCACATGCCGTTGCCCCGCAGGCCGCAGGAGACGCCCAGCCGCTCGCGCCCCATGGAGCGCACCTTGTGGAACAAGGAGAGGGCAATCGTCATCAGCCGCGTGCGCCACGAGGCATGCGGGTTGAGCACGCCGTAGTGCGCCTGGAGCGCCTGGGCGCCTGCCTCCAAGCGCAGGGCGAACGCATGCAACAGGTGCGGGGACACATGCGTGTCCGCGTCCACCACCACCACGGCATCGGCGAAGCCATCCTTCAGGCTCTGCGCGAAGGCCAGCTCCAGCGCGTACCCCTTGCCGCGCCGCTCGGTGTCATGGCGCACCAGCACCGTGGCGCCCGCCTCGCGCGCCCGCTCCGCCGTGGCATCCGAGCAATTGTCCGCCACCACGAGGATGCGCCGCTGCGCCACCGGGTAGTCCAGCGCGGACAGGTTCGCCACCGTGCTGGCGATGCCCACCTCTTCGTTGTGCGCCGGGACGATGATGTCGAACTTGCGCGTGGAGGCCCCACGGGCCGGGGCCGCCTTGCCCGCCGACAGCAGCGTGAGCAGCAGCAGGTAGCCACACGCCACGCCCACCGGCAGCGAGAGCACCAGCAACAACGCGTCCATCCACGTCATGGCGTCACCCCGGAGCCCATCCTCGCCTCACACCCCGCCCGGGCCGCGATCCAGCTCCGCCAGCACGGGCAAGCCCAGGCCGCGCTCCACCTGCCAGCTCTCCAGCACGCGCCCGCTGAGCACATCGCGCGCCAGCGCCGCGAACACCCCCAGCACCAGCCCCGCCACCACCGCCCCCAGGGAGATGACGAGCGCGTTGGGCTTGATGGGCTTGCGCGGAAACTCGGCCGGCGTGAGCAGCGTGAAGCGGTACTTGAAGGAGCGCATGGCGATGTTCCGCTCCAGCTTCGCCGAGTCGATGCGCTTGAGGATCTGCTGCTGCGCGCTCTGCCGGCTGCGCAGCTGTTCCAGGGTCACCGCCGCGCTCGGGTTCTCCGAGATGGCGGGCAGCAGCCCCATCAGCACGCGCTCCAGGCCGTACGGGTCCGGCACCGGCTCGTCCGGGAACGGCAGCGACTTGCCGCCCAGGTCCGCGTACTCGGCCAGCATGTCCTTCTCCTCGGTCAACAGCGCCTTCACCTGCGGCGAGCCCTGCCGCAGCGAGGCCACCCGGCCCTCCAGCTCCACCACCGCGGGGTGGTCCGGCGCGTACATCTCGCGCTTCTGCGCCAGGTCGTCCTGCATCTCCGTCAGCCGCTGGTTGTGCTGCACCTGCGCGTCCGCGATGGCCCGGCGCTTGGCCCGGATGAGGAAGCGCAGCTGCGCCAGCTCCTGGTCCGTGGAGGAGAAGCGCGGAATCAGCCGCGGGTCTCCCACCACGCGCCGACGCTCCAACATGATGGCCGAGAATGTCTTCTCGAACTCGTCATAGGATTCCTTCACCGCATCGGCCGCCTGGCGCTCGTGCTCCTCCAAAATGGTGATGGCGTCATCGATGCTGGAGACTTCCTCGCGCTCGCGCGCCTGGAGGAAGCTCTGCTGCGCGGCATCCACCAGCTCGAAGGCCAGCTGCGGGTCGCCCCACTCCACGCCAATGGTCACCTTGCCGTCATTGGTGCCCACCGAGAGCTTCTTCTCCAGCACCCCCACCATGCCGTCCATCCGCGCCTCCTCGTCCGGCGGGGAGGTGAGCATGCGCATGACCGTGTCCTTGAAGCGCAGCAGCGGCGGACGCGTGGCCTCCCAGCGGTCGAGCAGGTTCAGCTTCTTGACGAGCGCCACCAGGTTGTCCCGGCGCAGCACCGCCTCGGCGGCCGCCTTCGTCGGCGCATCCACCTCGTTGGCCGGGCGCATGGGGTTGGGCGGATCCGGGTTGAGCAGGTTGGCGCGCTCGGGGTTCACCAGCGCGGCGATGGTGGAGGCGCGCCGCGGCAACAGCTTCGTCTCCGCGTACCACGTGCGCGGCAACAGCTTCGCCGCCGCCAGCCCCAGGAACGCCGTCGTCAGAAACGTGCCCAGCACCAGCCACTTGTGGCGCTTCACCGCGCTCTTCACGTAGCCGAAGTAGTCGCTCAGCTGCTCCCAGTCGAAGAGCTGCGCCTGCTGGCGCTCGACCTCCGGCAGTCGCTCGTCAGGTGCGGGCATCGTTCTTCCCTCCACCCGGAAGCGCCTTCATGTTTCTCGCCAGCATGGACAGGACTTGCTGGTTAAACTCGTCTTGCGAAAAAGGCTTGGTCAAGTAGCCGTCAGCGCCCACTTCCTCCGCTTGTGCCCGGTCCAATAAGGTGCCTCTCGCGCTGATCATGAGTACTGGCACCGTCGCCAACGCTTTGTTGCCCCGGATGTATTCGCACAAGTCGTAGCCCGACACGTCCGGCAGGGTCAGGTCCAGGCACACCAGGTCCGGCCGACCCGCCTCCAGGAACTCCATCGCCGCCCGGCCATTGGCCGCCTCTTGGACGCGCTCGATGCCCAGGGCGTGCAGGAACTCCCCCACCATCTTGCGGAACAGGGGGGAGTCCTCGACCACCAGGACCGTTCGTTGCGAGGCGTCCATGCGGGAATTCCGGATCCTCTCCTAGTCGTCCAACTGCGGCCAGATGACGAGCACTGCGAACGCGTAAAAGAGGTTGAAAATGACCATCATCAAGATGGCTTTCTTGACGCCTCGCGCCGGGTGACGCTCCCGAGCCGCCACGCTCGGAAGCACGATCAATGCGTACAGCACCGACAGCAGCAGGAACTTCTTCATTCGTGCTTGGTGGGATTAAAGCCTACCATTCTCCTGGCGAATCACCAATCCGACGCCCGCAAACCACTTATAGAGGGGGTCGTCGGAGATCAGAAATTCTCGCAGCCTCAAGAGTCGCCCAGACGCCACCACGGCCGAGGTGCGAGTAAGCGGCCACTGGAATTTGAGGGTGACGCGCTCCTCGCCGTCGTCCTTGTGGAACCCCGGGGTGACGGACTGCGCCAGGGCGAATTCCAGGTTCACCTGGGCCTGGCGCCGACCCTTCCATTCCAGCCCAATGGCCTCCTCCACCCGAGGGTAGACGATGGTGGTGAACTGGCCGATGAACGGCTGGTAGCGCGCGGACAGCTTGGCCTGCACGGGCCAGTGGTAGCCCACCGGCACTGGGACGGTGAGCGAGGCATCGCCCATGGGGTGGAGCAGAAACGGGTTGAGCCCGGAGAATTCCCCGCGCTGCGGCAAGCGCTCGCCCACCGCCACGCCTGCCTCCAGCTTGCCCTGGACGAGCGGGTGGAACTGGTACTGGGTGACGTGGGTGGCCTGGAGCAGCGACAGGTGGGCCCCCGTGGAGAAGTCCACGCTGCGGCCGTACAGGTGCAGCCCCATGACGAAGCGGCGGGTGAACGAATGGAACGCCTGCGCGCGCAGCTCGACGCTGTACTGGGCCGGGGTGACGCGGTCAGTCTCGCTCCGGGTGCGAATCGTGGTGGGCGGGTCCAACAGGCCGTTGATGACATAGGCCACATAGGCGCCGATGTACGTGCGGCGCAGCGCCGTCAGGTCGAAGCCCGCCATGGTCTCCGCGTAGATGTAGCGGTTGGCGTCCAGGAGGCGATTGCCCCCGTCGCCCACTGGGGCGGGCACCCGGAAGTCCTCGAACGGGAAGGTGCCGTAGGTGGCTGACTCCATGGCCCACACCTTCAGCCCCCGCCGCAGTTGGTACTCCCCGCGCAGGAAGAGGAAGGTGAGCACCTCCAGCGTGGGCTGGGACAGGGTGCGGCGAATCATGAACTGCGGCTCGAGGATGCCTTTGATTTCCAGGCGCGGCGTATAAAGGATGGCCTGGCCCCGGGGCGTGAGCACCACGTCTTCCAGCACCGAGCGGTCGGCCCGCTCCGCCAGCCCGGGGGTCCGCACGAAGGTCTCTGCCCGGAAGGCGCTCGAGTAGCGCACCGCCGGTGAGCTGGCCAGCACCAGCCCCGTCACCAGCGCGGGCAGCAGCGTCGCCATGCGCTACTCCACCACCACCACGTCGCCGGTGCGCAGCAGGAACGAAGCGCCCCGTCCGCGGGTCCGGGAGATGGCCTCGTAGTCGAAGCGGATACGGACCGGCAGCGGGGACTCCGCCTGCTGCCGCAGCACGAAGATGCCATCGAGCTGGGCGTAGTCCGTGAAGCCGCCCGCCTGCGCCAGCGCGTGCAGCACGCCGGAGTCCGGGGCCAGCTCCTTCATGCCGGGGCTCTTCACCTCGCCCAGCACAGCCACCTTGAGCGGCTCGGGCCGGGAGATTCGCACCGAGACGACCGGGTTGTTCACCAGGGGCTTGAACAGCTCCTCGAGCCGACGCGCCAGCACCGGCGGGGTGACGCCCGCCGCGTCCACGTCGTTGAGCAGCGCCAGGGTGATGCGGCCATCCTCCCGCACCAGCGTGTCCGCGGACAGCTCGCGCTGGTTCCAGACGTTGATGTTCAGCAGGTCCCCCCGGCGGATGACGTAGCCCTCGTCCTGGAGCGACGGGGGCGCGCGGTAATCATCCACCCAGACATAGCGGCCCGGCCGGTAGCAACCGCCCAGCACCAGCAGCAGCACGACCAGCAGGGAGCCTCGGAGACACAGCAGCGCGGAGAGATTCGAACGGCTCATACAGGAGAAGACTCCAGCTCACGCGGGGGTGGAGGGAACGGGGGCGCCCCGGCGGCGCACCAGGCGCATCAGACCGCGCAGCTCGTCCAGTCGCACCGCCCCCATTGCAAACACCAGAAAGAGGTACAACGCGGCGCCCACGGCCAAACGTGGGGCACCGAGCCCCGCGAGCGCCACGTGCACGCCCACCACCGCGGCACAGGCCGCCAGCGTCTTGCCCAGCCGGGTGAGGCTCTGCCGGTCGAAGGCCCGGTGGCCCACGGCACGCACCAGCAGGAAGACCACCACCGCCTCGCAGGTGAACAGCGCCAGCGCCGAGGCGCATGCGCCCCCTACCGGGCCGAACCAGGCGAGGAAGGGGCGCGCCAGCGTCAGGTTGAGCGTGGCGTTGAGCACCATGGACACCACCGAGGTGCGCGTCACCCGCCAGCCCTGCCCCGTCACCGTCAGCACGCTGGCGCACACCATGGCCACGTAGGTGAGCGCGAGGATGGGCGCCTGCAACCGCAGCACCGCCGCCGCGGGCGTGAAGGCCTCGCCGTACACCCAGCCAATCCACACGTCCGCCCCCAGCGCCATGGCGAGCGTGAGGGGAATGGAGAAGGCGAGCACCGCCTCCAGGGTGCGCCGGGTGATGCGGGTGAGCTCCTCGGGCGACTGGGACGAGGCGCGCGACAGCAGCGGCAACAGCACCCAGGTGAGCACCGGCGCCGCCATCAGCGTCATGCCCGCGAGATTCCACCCGGCGCCGTACCAGCCCACCTCGGTGGTGTTGGTGAGCAAGCCCAGGAGGAAGATGCCCATGGGGCCGTTGGCCGCCAGCGCCGCCTCGTTGAGGAAGAAGGGCAGCGCGCCCACCAGCGCCTCCCGGGTGCCGCGCGCGTTCACGTGGAACTGGAGCCCCACGTGCCGACGGGACAGGCGGAAGAGCACCGCGGCCCGCAGCACCTCCGAGGCGAGGATGGGCACACCCAGCCAGGGCAGCGGCAAGTCCAGCGCCAGCACCAGCAGCTGCCCGCCTCCCCACACGCACTTGGTGGCGATGTTCGCCACCGAGAGCCCATCCACCCGCTCGCGCGCGTGCAGCACCGCCGCCAGCGTCCCGTTGCACCGGAAGAAGAGCTGGTAGACGCCCAACAGCAGCACCAGCAGCCGCAGGTGGGGCGACTTTCCCTCCGCCGCCATCAGCCCCTGCATCAGCGCGAGCAGCCCCGCCGCCAGCCCCACCTGGAGCAGCAGCGTGCCCCCGAAGAACTCGCTGGCGTGCTCCGGCCGGAGCGCCACCTCCTTGCGGATGTAGACCTCCAACCCCAGGCCCACGAGCACGAAGAAGACCGCGGTGAAGCCTTCGGAGGCCCAGTTGAACTGGCCGAAGGCCTCCGGCCCCAGCACCCGGGGCAGCAAGAGCCGCACCGCCAGCGCGATGCCGTACGTCACCATCAGCGAGCCGCCCAGCTTCAGGGCGTTGCGCACCGACGCCGTCACATCCAGCGCGGGGGCCGGAGAGGGCGGGCGAAGCGCTGCGGCGCTCGGATCAGGGGGCTGCGTGGACATGGGCTCAGGACGCGGAGGAAGGGCCAGTCAACGACAGCACCGCACCCGCGTCAATTCGGGGACCGCTTCCTCGCCCCCACCCCAAGCCTGCCCGCCCGGATGCGCCGGGACGGGAGCGGCTAGCTGGCGCCGCTGCCGGTGAGCACCACGGGCACCGTCTTCAGGATGAGGTCCAGGTCCGTGCGCAGCGTCCAGTGATCGATGTACTGCATGTCCAGGTACATCCAGTCCTCGAAGGAGATCTGGTTGCGCCCCGACACCTGCCAGATGCACGTGAGCCCGGGCCGCACCGACAACCGGCGGCGCTGCCAGGCGGCGTACTTCGCCACCTCGTTGGGCAGAGGCGGACGCGGCCCCACCACGCTCATCTCCCCGCGCAGCACGTTGAGCAACTGGGGCAGCTCGTCGATGGAGTACTTGCGGATGAAGCGCCCCACGCGGGTGATGCGCGGGTCGTTCTTGATCTTGAACACCGGGCCGCTCTGCTCGTTGAGCGCCTCCAGGCGGGCCTTGAGCTCCTCGGCGTTGACCACCATGGAGCGGAACTTCAGCATGCTGAAGGGCTTGCCGTGCAACCCCACGCGCTTCTGCTTGAACAGGACGGGGCCGCGCGAGGTGATCTTGATGAGCAGCGCCACCGTCAACAGCAGCGGCGAGAGCGCCAGCAGCGCCGCCGAGGACGAGGTGATGTCGAACAGGCGCTTGATGGCCATCTGGTGCGGCTGCGGCGCGTGCGTGACGAAGTGCAGGTAGCCGTCGGCCACCGCGTGGCCATGCTCGGGCCGCGCCCGGTCCATGCGGAACGGGTGGGCCGGCAGCGCGAACGGAACGCCAAACCGCTCGCACAGCTTGATGGCCGCCTGCATCTCGGAGGCGTGCTTCTGCACGTTGCCGGAGATGTAGACGACATCCACCGGCACCTGGCCGAGGATCTCTTCCAGCTGCTCCACCTTACCCAGCACGTTCTGGGGAGAGTTGGCCCCCTGCACCTCGTTGCTGAAGGACAGGTAGCCGCACACCCGGCGGCGGCCGTGCTCAGCCAGGTGCTCTCCGGTGAGTCGGCC encodes the following:
- a CDS encoding response regulator transcription factor, with product MDASQRTVLVVEDSPLFRKMVGEFLHALGIERVQEAANGRAAMEFLEAGRPDLVCLDLTLPDVSGYDLCEYIRGNKALATVPVLMISARGTLLDRAQAEEVGADGYLTKPFSQDEFNQQVLSMLARNMKALPGGGKNDART
- the epsU gene encoding exopolysaccharide biosynthesis GT2 family glycosyltransferase EpsU, which codes for MTWMDALLLVLSLPVGVACGYLLLLTLLSAGKAAPARGASTRKFDIIVPAHNEEVGIASTVANLSALDYPVAQRRILVVADNCSDATAERAREAGATVLVRHDTERRGKGYALELAFAQSLKDGFADAVVVVDADTHVSPHLLHAFALRLEAGAQALQAHYGVLNPHASWRTRLMTIALSLFHKVRSMGRERLGVSCGLRGNGMCFSHRVIREVPHEAFSIVEDLEYGIRLGRAGHRVHYVWEAEVLGEMVSSEKASRSQRRRWEGGRWAMTKQFGVPLLGEALRKRDGVLLDLAMDLLVPPLSYVVLGATAVTVAAGALSVWQGHLAFSSLLAAFCVASLGLYVLRGWWVSGMGLRGLVDLGRAPFYVAWKLWLVLSRPQEKKGEWVRTTREARKP
- the epsD gene encoding exopolysaccharide biosynthesis glycosyltransferase EpsD, translating into MSDSPPASREAPPRAHAPRPRLSVVMATYNRLALLTRLLEQLGRQTLPPSEYEVVVVDDGSKEPVREPLEALAKTLPYPLQVEVQQNAGAAAARHRGVTRARGDIVLITDDDMQVPEDFLQQHLEQHPAGSRHVILGRIDPDPAIQDMPLFERWYAYLHDRLAERLNEGGARGFNLYTGNVSFRREDYLAVGGFDPALKQSEDIELGIRLEKAGCRVGFCGAAYVLHGSDHTSFEKWLARAHRYGIMDSRLSDRHADVPQVDPWRMLFEMNALARPLLATAVVLPGPTRPVTEALMGAARLADRLGLETVAFKSTSVAYTMEYLRGARAEAGSWREVARRIARYRRASAEGEAKPPSRAARKDVSGAP
- a CDS encoding polysaccharide biosynthesis/export family protein produces the protein MSRSNLSALLCLRGSLLVVLLLVLGGCYRPGRYVWVDDYRAPPSLQDEGYVIRRGDLLNINVWNQRELSADTLVREDGRITLALLNDVDAAGVTPPVLARRLEELFKPLVNNPVVSVRISRPEPLKVAVLGEVKSPGMKELAPDSGVLHALAQAGGFTDYAQLDGIFVLRQQAESPLPVRIRFDYEAISRTRGRGASFLLRTGDVVVVE
- the wzy gene encoding exopolysaccharide repeat unit polymerase — protein: MEHFLSRPPVFFAMLTGLVLATLGLLVLFPAVALLPMVAASMVWVLAKVPVRYPVLILLTVLLVVDCAVENPYSGQWSSPLSFFGRLLFINLNVVTGVPGLGFTLIDLSVFGLSALYIYRRAVGLKTDGPVTPLPKPLVMALLVVIGTIVWMYLWGLARGGDPRPAKWQLQKMLLLPIIVMLFSVAIRGPEDFRLLGRIIVTAAFVKAFLGAFFIVFIARPQGLYTEYATTHSDTMIYVTGLSIALTSWSEEPTRRNFWRMVLVSGVILMGMNYNDRRLAYASFNQCVVAIFLISPWSQVKRYAARVAIVMAPVFILYVAIGWANPTGFFSPVNTFKSMLVGEHNDTGVMDYRDVENFNVISTWQRNPLLGTGYGHGFDEVMKLADISHLFEDYLYHPHNSVLGLLAFGGVVGFSGMWMFVALTVFFAVRAYHLAHPPMWRAGALVCVSVVIAYTNQCFGDMGLSSWYCTLLIALAVTCAGKLATQAGAWVAATPSPTAVSGGMVEEKEGVGHT
- a CDS encoding oligosaccharide flippase family protein; the encoded protein is MSTQPPDPSAAALRPPSPAPALDVTASVRNALKLGGSLMVTYGIALAVRLLLPRVLGPEAFGQFNWASEGFTAVFFVLVGLGLEVYIRKEVALRPEHASEFFGGTLLLQVGLAAGLLALMQGLMAAEGKSPHLRLLVLLLGVYQLFFRCNGTLAAVLHARERVDGLSVANIATKCVWGGGQLLVLALDLPLPWLGVPILASEVLRAAVLFRLSRRHVGLQFHVNARGTREALVGALPFFLNEAALAANGPMGIFLLGLLTNTTEVGWYGAGWNLAGMTLMAAPVLTWVLLPLLSRASSQSPEELTRITRRTLEAVLAFSIPLTLAMALGADVWIGWVYGEAFTPAAAVLRLQAPILALTYVAMVCASVLTVTGQGWRVTRTSVVSMVLNATLNLTLARPFLAWFGPVGGACASALALFTCEAVVVFLLVRAVGHRAFDRQSLTRLGKTLAACAAVVGVHVALAGLGAPRLAVGAALYLFLVFAMGAVRLDELRGLMRLVRRRGAPVPSTPA
- the epsZ gene encoding exopolysaccharide biosynthesis polyisoprenyl-phosphate hexose-1-phosphate transferase EpsZ, giving the protein MQTASVPKESAETAAPSSERNKPAIVAEAPRVFAAPMRPSKPVKGRLAPGFAAKLNLLADLAWVVIALLGSTLLAGHSLQLANLDFWLLLGVAGLGWLLVGTTLCLYDARFSDRAPLDDLALTSITVVVITGVLYLERLLIAGGMPVVALTFFPLLLWTGVVTLRHLVFRRLAVREEPLDEALILGIGAMGRLTGEHLAEHGRRRVCGYLSFSNEVQGANSPQNVLGKVEQLEEILGQVPVDVVYISGNVQKHASEMQAAIKLCERFGVPFALPAHPFRMDRARPEHGHAVADGYLHFVTHAPQPHQMAIKRLFDITSSSAALLALSPLLLTVALLIKITSRGPVLFKQKRVGLHGKPFSMLKFRSMVVNAEELKARLEALNEQSGPVFKIKNDPRITRVGRFIRKYSIDELPQLLNVLRGEMSVVGPRPPLPNEVAKYAAWQRRRLSVRPGLTCIWQVSGRNQISFEDWMYLDMQYIDHWTLRTDLDLILKTVPVVLTGSGAS
- a CDS encoding GumC family protein; this encodes MPAPDERLPEVERQQAQLFDWEQLSDYFGYVKSAVKRHKWLVLGTFLTTAFLGLAAAKLLPRTWYAETKLLPRRASTIAALVNPERANLLNPDPPNPMRPANEVDAPTKAAAEAVLRRDNLVALVKKLNLLDRWEATRPPLLRFKDTVMRMLTSPPDEEARMDGMVGVLEKKLSVGTNDGKVTIGVEWGDPQLAFELVDAAQQSFLQAREREEVSSIDDAITILEEHERQAADAVKESYDEFEKTFSAIMLERRRVVGDPRLIPRFSSTDQELAQLRFLIRAKRRAIADAQVQHNQRLTEMQDDLAQKREMYAPDHPAVVELEGRVASLRQGSPQVKALLTEEKDMLAEYADLGGKSLPFPDEPVPDPYGLERVLMGLLPAISENPSAAVTLEQLRSRQSAQQQILKRIDSAKLERNIAMRSFKYRFTLLTPAEFPRKPIKPNALVISLGAVVAGLVLGVFAALARDVLSGRVLESWQVERGLGLPVLAELDRGPGGV